The Flaviramulus sp. BrNp1-15 genome has a window encoding:
- a CDS encoding outer membrane beta-barrel protein — MRNLFLVLVTVISLPTAVMAQTATGFGIKGGLNYNANGDYFESINDNAKNPDRNVGYHIGLFGKIGNQVYFKPELVYTSTKSDYDNDDFKMQKIDAPLLVGLKVLGPVSVFGGPSLQYILDTEFDGIAINDVESDFSVGLNFGIALNLNKLGIDLRYERGFSDNEATFLGNNGINTSRLDTRPDQLILSLSLIL, encoded by the coding sequence ATGAGAAATTTATTTTTAGTTTTAGTAACAGTAATTAGTCTTCCAACTGCTGTAATGGCACAAACTGCAACTGGTTTTGGTATTAAAGGTGGTTTAAACTACAATGCTAATGGTGATTATTTTGAATCTATTAATGATAATGCAAAAAATCCTGATAGAAATGTTGGTTACCATATAGGATTATTTGGAAAAATTGGTAATCAGGTTTATTTTAAGCCAGAACTTGTTTATACAAGTACAAAAAGTGATTATGATAATGATGACTTTAAAATGCAAAAAATTGACGCTCCTTTACTAGTAGGTTTAAAAGTATTAGGTCCTGTTAGTGTTTTTGGTGGCCCCTCACTTCAATACATATTAGACACTGAATTTGATGGTATAGCCATTAATGATGTTGAAAGCGATTTTTCAGTAGGTCTAAATTTCGGAATCGCGCTTAACCTTAACAAACTAGGTATTGATTTAAGATACGAACGTGGTTTTAGCGATAATGAAGCTACATTTTTAGGAAATAATGGTATTAACACTAGTAGATTAGATACTAGACCAGATCAATTAATTTTAAGTTTATCACTTATTTTATAA
- a CDS encoding acetyl-CoA carboxylase carboxyltransferase subunit alpha, with product MEYLEFELPIKELEEQLQKCRVIGEESEVDVTETCSQIEKKLKTAQKDIYKNLTPWQRVQLSRHPNRPYTLDYIKAICGDSFLELHGDRSFKDDKAMIGGLGKIGDQSFMFIGQQKGYNTKTRQYRNFGMANPEGYRKALRLMKSAEKFGIPVVTLLDTPGAYPGLEAEERGQGEAIARNILEMTRLKVPIITIVIGEGASGGALGIGVGDRVLMLENTWYSVISPESCSSILWRSWEYKEQAAEALKLTASDMKKLKLVDEIIKEPLGGAHRDREKTFASVSDVIVKSYEALKNLSPKDLVSQRMDKYANMGVFKS from the coding sequence ATGGAATATTTAGAATTTGAACTCCCTATAAAAGAACTGGAAGAACAGTTACAAAAATGTAGAGTAATTGGAGAAGAAAGTGAAGTTGATGTAACTGAAACCTGTTCTCAGATAGAAAAAAAATTAAAAACTGCGCAAAAAGATATTTATAAAAATCTAACACCTTGGCAACGTGTACAATTATCTCGTCATCCAAATAGACCTTATACATTAGATTATATAAAAGCAATTTGTGGAGACTCATTTTTAGAACTGCATGGAGACAGAAGTTTTAAAGATGATAAAGCTATGATTGGAGGTTTAGGAAAAATAGGCGACCAAAGTTTTATGTTTATTGGTCAGCAAAAGGGTTACAATACTAAAACACGTCAGTACAGAAACTTTGGAATGGCAAACCCTGAAGGTTATCGCAAAGCATTACGTTTAATGAAATCTGCCGAAAAGTTTGGAATACCAGTTGTAACACTTTTAGATACACCAGGAGCATACCCAGGATTAGAAGCAGAAGAACGTGGACAAGGAGAAGCTATCGCAAGAAATATTTTAGAAATGACCCGTTTAAAAGTTCCTATAATCACTATTGTAATTGGTGAAGGAGCATCTGGTGGCGCATTAGGAATTGGAGTAGGAGATAGAGTATTAATGTTAGAAAACACTTGGTATTCTGTTATTTCACCAGAATCGTGCTCATCTATTTTATGGCGTAGTTGGGAGTATAAGGAACAAGCGGCTGAAGCTTTAAAATTAACAGCTTCAGATATGAAAAAGCTTAAATTGGTAGATGAAATTATAAAAGAACCTCTTGGAGGTGCGCATAGAGATCGCGAAAAAACATTTGCTTCTGTTAGCGATGTTATAGTAAAATCATATGAGGCTCTTAAAAACTTATCACCAAAAGATTTAGTTTCCCAACGCATGGATAAGTATGCGAATATGGGAGTCTTCAAAAGCTAA
- a CDS encoding phosphoribosyltransferase domain-containing protein — MDVKNNIILNHDEINHKIRRIAFQIYETNVNETEVILAGIDKNGYIFAKKLKTVLQKISNIKPILCKVNINKKSPSEPIITSLLPEQYKNKSLILVDDVLNSGTTLIYGVKHFLEVPLKQFKTAVLINRNHKKYPVKADFKGISLSTSLHEHVDIVLEGKNFEAVLE, encoded by the coding sequence ATGGACGTTAAAAATAATATCATACTAAACCATGATGAAATCAATCATAAAATAAGACGTATTGCTTTTCAGATATACGAAACGAACGTTAATGAAACAGAAGTTATTTTGGCTGGTATAGATAAAAACGGGTATATTTTTGCCAAAAAATTAAAAACTGTACTCCAAAAAATATCTAATATCAAACCTATTCTATGTAAAGTTAATATCAATAAGAAAAGTCCATCAGAACCTATTATAACTTCGCTCCTGCCTGAACAATACAAAAACAAATCTTTAATTCTGGTTGATGATGTATTAAATTCCGGTACTACGCTAATCTATGGTGTTAAACACTTTTTAGAAGTACCTTTAAAACAGTTTAAAACTGCTGTTTTAATAAATAGAAATCATAAAAAATATCCTGTGAAAGCAGATTTTAAAGGTATTTCTCTTTCTACATCATTACATGAACATGTAGATATTGTGTTAGAGGGTAAAAACTTTGAAGCCGTATTAGAATAA
- a CDS encoding LptF/LptG family permease produces the protein MKILDWYILKRYLFTFFMMLLLFIPIGITVHLAEKIGKILENEVPLNEVLLYLLDFTIYFAHLLFPLFLFLSVIWFTSKLANNTEVIAFLSSGVSFSRFLRPYMIGAFLVGVLAIILGLFLAPKASEGFNNFSYKYLKKGRSAVENTNVFRQINDNEIIYVSNFDVKNSNGRNFTLEHFEENELKYKITASSIRYIEKDTLYRLTNYLKRDIGVNEDELEILRNKDTLFDFDVDDLIPVIYAAETKMYGDLKRFIAKEEARGSSNVGRFKLVLYRKWSLPVSVFILTIIAVAVSSIKRRGGMGVNLAIGICIAMVFVFFDKIFGVMAEQSDFNPIIAVWFPNIIFGILAIYMLYNAKR, from the coding sequence ATGAAGATATTAGATTGGTACATATTAAAACGATATCTGTTTACATTTTTTATGATGTTGCTGTTGTTTATTCCTATTGGAATTACAGTTCATCTTGCTGAAAAAATTGGTAAAATTCTTGAAAATGAAGTTCCGCTGAATGAGGTTTTATTGTACTTATTAGATTTCACCATATATTTTGCACATTTATTATTTCCATTATTTTTATTCTTATCCGTTATTTGGTTTACATCAAAACTGGCAAATAATACAGAGGTTATCGCCTTTTTAAGTTCTGGAGTATCCTTTTCTCGTTTTTTAAGACCTTACATGATTGGTGCCTTTTTAGTAGGTGTTTTAGCTATTATTTTAGGATTGTTTTTAGCACCAAAAGCCAGTGAAGGCTTTAATAATTTCAGCTATAAATATTTAAAAAAGGGAAGAAGTGCGGTAGAAAACACTAATGTTTTTAGGCAAATAAACGATAATGAAATTATTTATGTAAGTAACTTTGATGTTAAAAATAGTAATGGTAGAAACTTTACTCTAGAACATTTTGAAGAAAACGAACTTAAGTATAAAATTACTGCAAGCAGTATACGCTATATTGAAAAAGATACCCTTTACAGGTTAACAAATTATTTAAAAAGAGATATAGGTGTTAATGAAGATGAATTAGAAATACTAAGAAATAAAGACACGCTTTTTGATTTTGATGTTGATGATTTAATACCTGTTATTTATGCAGCAGAAACAAAAATGTATGGAGATCTAAAACGCTTTATAGCAAAAGAAGAAGCGCGTGGATCTTCAAATGTTGGACGTTTCAAATTGGTGTTGTATAGAAAATGGAGTTTACCTGTTTCTGTATTTATATTAACTATAATAGCTGTAGCAGTATCTTCTATAAAACGTCGTGGTGGTATGGGAGTTAATCTTGCAATAGGTATTTGTATCGCTATGGTTTTTGTGTTTTTCGATAAGATATTTGGGGTTATGGCAGAACAATCCGACTTTAATCCTATAATAGCTGTTTGGTTTCCCAATATCATTTTTGGTATTTTAGCAATATACATGCTCTACAATGCCAAACGTTAA
- the tgt gene encoding tRNA guanosine(34) transglycosylase Tgt yields the protein MKFELIAKDSQSKARAGKITTDHGVIETPIFMPVGTVATVKGVHQRELKDEINPDIILGNTYHLYLRPQTQILEKAGGLHKFMNWDRNILTDSGGYQVYSLSANRKIKEEGVKFKSHIDGSYHTFTPENVMEIQRTIGADIIMAFDECTPYPCDYNYAKRSMHMTHRWLDRCINHLEKTPLKYGYNQAFFPIVQGSTYKDLRIQSAEYIANSGAVGNAIGGLSVGEPAEEMYAMTDVVCSILPEDKPRYLMGVGTPINILENIALGVDMFDCVMPTRNARNGMLFTAHGTINIKNLKWADDFSPIDEMGITYVDTEYSKAYLRHLFSVNELLGKQIATIHNLGFYLWLVREARKHILAGDFKTWKDKMVKQMNNRL from the coding sequence ATGAAATTTGAATTAATAGCAAAAGATTCACAGAGTAAAGCCAGAGCAGGAAAAATAACAACAGATCATGGTGTTATAGAAACTCCTATTTTTATGCCTGTTGGTACTGTTGCTACAGTTAAAGGTGTACATCAACGTGAGTTAAAAGATGAAATAAATCCTGATATTATTTTAGGGAATACCTATCATTTATATCTAAGACCGCAAACACAAATCTTAGAAAAAGCAGGTGGATTGCATAAATTCATGAATTGGGATAGGAATATTTTAACCGATTCAGGGGGATATCAAGTGTATTCACTTTCAGCAAATAGAAAAATTAAGGAAGAAGGAGTAAAGTTTAAATCGCATATAGATGGTAGTTATCATACATTCACACCAGAAAATGTCATGGAAATACAACGTACTATTGGAGCAGATATAATTATGGCTTTTGATGAGTGTACACCATATCCGTGCGACTATAATTACGCAAAACGTTCTATGCACATGACGCATCGTTGGTTAGATAGATGTATAAATCATTTAGAAAAAACACCTTTAAAATATGGATACAATCAAGCATTTTTTCCTATTGTTCAGGGTAGTACTTATAAAGATTTAAGAATTCAATCTGCAGAGTATATTGCAAATTCTGGAGCAGTTGGTAATGCTATAGGCGGATTATCTGTTGGAGAACCTGCCGAAGAAATGTATGCCATGACCGATGTTGTATGTTCAATTTTACCAGAAGATAAACCTCGATATTTAATGGGAGTAGGTACACCAATCAATATTTTAGAAAATATTGCGTTAGGTGTAGATATGTTTGATTGTGTAATGCCAACTCGTAATGCAAGAAATGGTATGTTATTTACGGCACATGGAACTATTAATATTAAAAATTTAAAATGGGCTGATGATTTTTCGCCTATTGATGAAATGGGGATTACGTATGTTGATACAGAATATAGTAAAGCTTATTTAAGACATTTATTTAGCGTTAATGAATTGTTAGGTAAACAAATAGCAACAATACATAATTTAGGATTTTATTTATGGTTGGTTCGCGAAGCCAGAAAACATATATTAGCAGGAGATTTTAAAACTTGGAAAGATAAAATGGTTAAGCAAATGAATAATCGTTTGTAG
- a CDS encoding RNA-binding S4 domain-containing protein, translated as MRIDKYLWCVRYYKTRSIATTACKKGQVKVNGDVVKPSREVYAQDVIELRKDQINYKLTVNDIPVSRVGAKLVDIYRTDITPKEQFEARELLKYSKDYYRKKGTGRPTKKDRRDIDDFTDETSN; from the coding sequence ATGCGAATAGACAAGTATTTATGGTGTGTTAGATATTACAAAACTAGATCGATTGCTACAACGGCTTGCAAAAAAGGGCAGGTAAAAGTAAATGGAGATGTTGTTAAACCAAGTAGAGAAGTTTATGCACAGGATGTTATTGAGTTAAGAAAAGACCAAATAAACTATAAACTTACTGTAAATGACATACCAGTTAGTAGAGTTGGCGCTAAATTAGTTGATATTTACAGAACAGACATTACACCAAAAGAACAATTTGAAGCCAGAGAGCTTTTAAAATATTCGAAAGATTACTACAGAAAAAAAGGAACTGGTAGGCCTACTAAAAAAGATAGAAGAGATATTGATGATTTTACAGATGAAACATCTAACTAG
- a CDS encoding FKBP-type peptidyl-prolyl cis-trans isomerase, with translation MKLRKVTLFIFILTLGFISCNNDDDGGSTTIVIRDRTEQQLVDNDSILGYLETHYYNSAEFEGNSDPNIEDLMIEELLEGETLEDGYTLLIDAVETHTLVFAETNYEYYILRLNQGGGLESPNFTDTVRVTYEGYTLEDDLNDLTEAFDSTVNPDTPFDLLGLIPAWRKVLPQFNTADAFEETINVDTDGDGIPDISDGTIEYKNHGTGVMFIPSGLGYFSSATTGISAYSPLIFKFELYQMFENDHDRDGIPSYLEDLNNDGEMTVNFDDLTDDTDDDTDGDGTPDYADADDDGDGIPTINEDLNGDGDPTNDIGSNGIPNYLDPEETEYRNN, from the coding sequence ATGAAATTAAGAAAAGTTACTTTATTCATTTTTATTCTAACCCTTGGTTTTATATCGTGTAATAATGACGATGATGGTGGTTCAACTACAATTGTAATAAGAGACCGAACAGAACAGCAATTGGTTGATAATGATTCTATATTAGGTTATTTAGAAACTCATTATTATAATTCTGCAGAATTTGAAGGTAATTCAGATCCTAATATTGAAGACCTTATGATTGAAGAACTTTTAGAAGGCGAAACTTTAGAAGACGGCTACACATTGCTTATTGACGCTGTAGAGACTCATACGCTTGTTTTTGCTGAAACAAATTACGAGTACTACATTTTAAGATTAAACCAAGGAGGAGGTTTAGAATCACCAAATTTTACTGATACTGTACGTGTAACATATGAAGGTTACACATTAGAAGATGATCTAAATGATTTAACAGAAGCTTTTGATAGTACTGTTAATCCAGACACTCCTTTTGATTTACTTGGTTTAATACCAGCATGGAGAAAAGTTTTACCCCAATTTAATACAGCTGATGCCTTCGAAGAAACTATTAATGTTGACACAGATGGTGATGGTATTCCAGATATTAGTGATGGAACAATCGAATATAAAAACCATGGTACAGGTGTTATGTTTATACCTTCCGGTTTAGGTTATTTTTCTAGTGCTACTACAGGAATTTCAGCTTATTCACCTTTAATATTTAAGTTTGAATTATACCAAATGTTTGAGAATGATCATGATAGAGATGGAATTCCTTCATATTTAGAAGATTTAAATAATGATGGTGAAATGACAGTTAATTTTGATGATTTAACAGACGATACTGATGATGATACTGATGGAGATGGTACACCAGACTATGCAGATGCAGATGATGATGGAGATGGTATCCCAACAATTAATGAAGATTTAAATGGAGATGGAGACCCAACAAACGATATTGGCTCTAACGGCATTCCAAATTATTTAGACCCTGAAGAAACAGAGTATAGAAACAACTAA
- a CDS encoding shikimate kinase → MILVLIGYMASGKSSLGKKLAEKLDYEFVDLDDFIENKENASVSNIFKNKGEIYFRKQETLYLKELLQTKTNIILSVGGGTPCYAKNMQLILNADNVKSIYLKASIPNLVDKLIKKKSKRPLIAHIKTKDELTEFIGKHLFERVQYYNQAEIQIITDNKTKKEIVEDIVLELF, encoded by the coding sequence ATGATATTAGTTTTAATTGGGTATATGGCTTCCGGAAAGTCGAGTTTAGGAAAGAAATTAGCAGAAAAATTAGACTATGAATTTGTAGATTTAGATGATTTTATTGAAAACAAAGAAAATGCTTCTGTAAGTAATATTTTTAAAAATAAAGGAGAAATCTATTTTAGAAAGCAAGAAACTTTATATTTAAAAGAGCTATTACAAACAAAAACAAATATTATTTTATCTGTTGGAGGAGGTACACCATGTTATGCTAAAAATATGCAGTTAATATTAAATGCAGATAATGTAAAGAGTATTTATTTAAAGGCTTCAATTCCTAATTTAGTAGATAAACTGATTAAGAAAAAAAGTAAACGCCCTTTAATTGCACATATTAAAACTAAAGATGAGCTTACCGAATTTATTGGTAAACATCTTTTTGAACGCGTACAATATTATAATCAAGCAGAAATACAGATAATTACAGATAATAAAACGAAAAAGGAAATTGTTGAAGATATTGTTTTAGAGTTATTCTAA
- a CDS encoding DMT family transporter, with the protein MPNVNDRLFSNKSHLKNYLHLHFLVFIAGFTAILGELITIKAVSLVWYRMVIASILMLLYIKVAKIKLVVKPKAILRFSIAGIIIALHWITFFGAIDEANISIALAMFSTGAFFASFIEPIIYKRKIIWYEILFGIIVIIGVFIITQSEIKYLTGILLGISSAFFSSLFAVLNGSFLKQHSATAISFYEFLSGVLFISLYILCFGEGFSADFFNISQSDFGYLFILASICTAYAFIASVYVMKTISPFSVVLTYNLEPVYGIILAIILFPEKEKMSVSFYYGATIIISVVIINAILKYNRKLKRTHS; encoded by the coding sequence ATGCCAAACGTTAACGATAGATTATTTAGTAATAAATCCCATCTTAAAAATTATTTACATCTTCATTTTTTAGTTTTTATTGCTGGTTTTACTGCTATTTTAGGTGAGTTAATTACCATAAAAGCAGTGTCTTTAGTTTGGTACAGAATGGTTATAGCTTCCATTTTAATGTTGTTATACATAAAAGTAGCCAAGATTAAATTAGTGGTAAAACCCAAAGCTATATTAAGGTTTTCTATAGCAGGAATTATAATCGCTTTACATTGGATTACTTTCTTTGGAGCCATAGATGAAGCAAACATTTCTATTGCGCTTGCCATGTTTTCTACAGGTGCTTTTTTTGCTTCATTTATAGAACCTATAATTTATAAACGTAAAATTATATGGTATGAAATTTTGTTTGGAATTATTGTCATTATTGGGGTATTTATAATTACACAAAGCGAAATAAAATATCTAACGGGAATTCTTTTGGGTATTTCATCAGCTTTTTTCTCCTCATTATTTGCTGTGTTAAATGGTAGCTTTTTAAAACAACATTCAGCCACAGCCATATCATTTTACGAATTTTTAAGTGGCGTATTATTTATCTCCTTATATATTTTGTGTTTTGGCGAAGGGTTTTCAGCAGACTTTTTTAATATTAGTCAATCAGATTTTGGTTATTTATTCATACTAGCATCAATATGTACCGCCTATGCCTTTATTGCATCAGTATATGTTATGAAAACTATTAGTCCTTTTTCAGTAGTTCTAACCTATAATTTAGAACCAGTTTATGGTATTATTTTAGCCATTATTTTGTTTCCAGAGAAAGAAAAAATGAGTGTGTCGTTTTATTATGGAGCTACAATTATAATTAGTGTGGTAATTATAAATGCCATTTTAAAATATAACAGAAAATTAAAAAGAACCCATTCTTAA